Proteins encoded within one genomic window of uncultured Desulfobacter sp.:
- a CDS encoding Lrp/AsnC family transcriptional regulator, which yields MAVISKTFSQKNDINEQMKIDDTNINIIRELKEGKKPFKKIAEKLGVTENTVRARVLKLQEEGVLEFCGLVDPAKLPGHRSVIVGIKLSETNLVEKGEEISCLKGVVSVSVVTGRYDLMVQVLFKEGFDLLEFYTEEVSKIDGIDSVETFVVYKSYNLKVPYIF from the coding sequence ATGGCCGTTATTTCAAAAACATTTTCACAAAAAAATGACATAAACGAACAAATGAAAATTGATGACACCAATATCAATATTATCAGAGAACTCAAAGAAGGTAAAAAACCCTTTAAAAAAATAGCCGAAAAGCTGGGTGTTACTGAAAACACCGTACGGGCAAGGGTTCTTAAACTTCAAGAAGAGGGCGTACTTGAGTTTTGCGGTCTTGTAGATCCGGCAAAACTGCCGGGCCATAGAAGTGTGATTGTGGGCATTAAGTTGTCCGAGACAAACCTGGTGGAAAAAGGAGAAGAGATCAGCTGCCTGAAAGGTGTCGTTTCCGTGTCCGTGGTCACAGGGCGATATGATCTTATGGTGCAGGTTTTGTTCAAAGAGGGATTTGATCTGCTTGAATTTTACACTGAGGAAGTTTCAAAAATTGACGGGATAGATTCCGTTGAAACGTTTGTGGTTTACAAATCATACAACCTGAAAGTGCCCTACATTTTTTAA
- the lpdA gene encoding dihydrolipoyl dehydrogenase: MAEHIVIIGAGPGGYVAALRSAGLGAQVTLIEKENLGGTCLNHGCIPSKIMKNSADLLLNCLKAEGMGIKISGTINPDICILMQRKEKVLEGQRKGLAGLLEKAGVNIIMGRAKIVAPNKVEVICDREDPISLGYDKLIIAAGTVPMNVSEFPFDHTSILSSNDLLSLDYIPKSLTIVGGGVIGCEFAFIFSALGTKVTIVEAMDRVLPLPGVDESCSKLLLREMKKRKIKVFTDTIVARAEHKSEGLDVFLDVSPFTKPTGKLKKKTIDTDVMAVCIGRSSLAKELGLENIGVETDKNGWIAVNDYLQTRVDNVYAIGDIIGPAHIMLAHVAYHEGLVAAENACVQTDRPKTAMSYDAVPGAIFTMPEIGTVGLTEKQALEQHIDIETAVVNFRSLGKAHAIDEIAGEAKMIVEKGSGKVIGVHMTGPHATDLIAEATLAVRKGLTATDLAHTIHAHPTLAEIMGEVSLKILGTPLHG; this comes from the coding sequence ATGGCTGAACATATCGTTATCATTGGCGCAGGTCCCGGCGGTTATGTTGCCGCACTGAGATCAGCCGGCCTTGGGGCCCAGGTGACCTTGATTGAAAAAGAAAATTTGGGAGGAACCTGTCTTAATCACGGTTGTATCCCGTCAAAAATAATGAAAAATTCAGCAGATCTACTGCTTAACTGTCTTAAAGCCGAAGGCATGGGAATTAAGATATCAGGAACCATCAACCCAGATATCTGCATTTTAATGCAGCGAAAAGAAAAAGTGCTCGAAGGGCAGAGAAAAGGGCTTGCAGGGCTTCTTGAAAAGGCAGGCGTAAATATTATCATGGGCCGTGCTAAAATTGTTGCTCCGAATAAAGTCGAAGTGATTTGTGACCGGGAAGATCCCATATCACTTGGGTACGACAAATTGATCATTGCAGCTGGTACGGTACCCATGAACGTTTCGGAATTTCCTTTTGACCATACAAGCATCCTGTCGTCCAATGATCTTTTGTCATTGGATTACATTCCAAAATCTTTAACCATTGTCGGGGGCGGGGTGATTGGGTGTGAATTTGCCTTTATCTTCAGTGCTCTTGGCACCAAGGTAACCATTGTGGAGGCCATGGACAGAGTGCTGCCTTTACCGGGCGTAGACGAATCCTGCTCAAAGCTGCTGTTGCGTGAAATGAAAAAACGAAAGATTAAAGTATTCACGGATACCATTGTGGCACGGGCTGAGCACAAAAGCGAGGGGCTTGATGTTTTCCTGGATGTCAGCCCATTCACCAAGCCGACAGGTAAACTGAAAAAAAAAACAATTGATACGGATGTCATGGCCGTGTGTATCGGCAGAAGCTCTTTAGCAAAGGAATTGGGCCTTGAAAATATCGGCGTTGAAACTGACAAGAATGGATGGATTGCCGTGAACGATTACCTGCAGACCCGTGTCGACAATGTGTATGCCATCGGTGACATCATTGGCCCTGCCCACATAATGCTGGCCCATGTGGCCTACCATGAAGGTCTTGTGGCGGCAGAGAACGCTTGCGTACAGACAGACAGGCCTAAAACCGCCATGTCTTATGATGCCGTGCCTGGGGCCATTTTTACCATGCCAGAAATAGGCACGGTTGGATTAACGGAAAAACAGGCACTGGAACAGCATATAGACATTGAAACGGCAGTGGTAAATTTTAGGTCGTTGGGAAAAGCCCATGCGATTGATGAAATTGCAGGGGAGGCAAAAATGATTGTGGAAAAAGGATCCGGCAAAGTGATAGGTGTGCATATGACAGGCCCCCATGCCACGGATCTGATTGCCGAAGCCACCCTGGCCGTCCGCAAGGGATTAACCGCAACGGATCTGGCACACACCATACATGCCCATCCCACGCTGGCAGAAATTATGGGAGAGGTGTCCTTGAAAATATTGGGGACCCCGCTGCATGGATAA
- a CDS encoding MalY/PatB family protein — protein MEDQWNFNQVIDRRNTGSVKWESSVLEQKFGKGRGNLLPLWVADMDFACPNVIFNAMEQRLSHNVFGYSLNDSRHNDALINWFERRHGWQIQKKSIVNTPGIVPAVHYMIQCFTKPGDGVLIQPPVYYPFAQAIHTNGRQVVENPLMLNQYRYDMDFKDLEEKTRDPRVKLSILCSPHNPVGRVWQRDELERFGAICLKNNVLVFADEIHCDLVMPGFKHTSYQSISAELKQSSIAAIAASKTFNLAGLAHSCLVISNESYRHEIGSFFNCLGLNSTGTSNLFGAIAARAAYEGGEPWLCDLIHYIYDNYLYLKERIEKELPGVRVFDLEATYLPWIDFNPLQLPPKQLIEIIEEKAGIALDHGNWFGQSGAGFERINIACPKKVLSTAVDAIISAFIPFCK, from the coding sequence ATGGAAGACCAATGGAATTTTAATCAAGTTATAGACAGAAGAAACACAGGTTCGGTAAAATGGGAATCATCTGTTCTTGAGCAAAAATTCGGCAAAGGGCGGGGAAATTTACTGCCGCTATGGGTGGCAGACATGGATTTTGCGTGTCCTAATGTGATTTTCAATGCCATGGAACAACGCCTGTCCCACAACGTTTTCGGGTACAGCCTGAATGACAGTCGGCATAATGACGCCTTGATTAACTGGTTTGAACGGCGGCATGGATGGCAGATCCAAAAAAAATCGATTGTCAATACGCCGGGGATTGTGCCCGCGGTACACTACATGATTCAGTGCTTTACCAAACCCGGTGATGGCGTTTTAATTCAGCCGCCGGTGTATTATCCCTTTGCCCAGGCCATTCATACCAATGGCAGGCAAGTGGTTGAAAATCCTTTGATGCTGAATCAGTATCGATATGATATGGATTTTAAAGACTTGGAAGAAAAGACCAGGGATCCAAGAGTGAAACTATCCATCCTGTGTTCCCCACACAATCCTGTGGGAAGGGTCTGGCAGCGCGACGAGCTTGAACGTTTTGGGGCTATCTGCCTGAAAAACAACGTCCTGGTTTTTGCCGATGAAATTCATTGTGATCTGGTCATGCCCGGATTTAAACATACCAGTTATCAATCCATCTCTGCTGAATTAAAGCAAAGCTCCATTGCTGCGATTGCGGCTTCAAAAACCTTTAATCTGGCAGGACTGGCCCATTCCTGCCTGGTCATTTCCAATGAATCATATCGCCATGAAATAGGCAGTTTTTTTAATTGTCTTGGCTTGAATTCAACAGGTACCTCCAATCTATTTGGCGCCATTGCCGCCCGGGCTGCTTATGAAGGTGGTGAGCCTTGGCTATGTGACTTGATTCACTATATTTATGATAATTATTTATATCTTAAAGAAAGGATTGAAAAAGAACTGCCGGGTGTTCGGGTGTTTGACCTTGAGGCGACCTATTTGCCGTGGATTGATTTTAATCCTTTACAATTGCCGCCGAAACAACTCATTGAGATCATTGAGGAGAAAGCCGGTATAGCCCTTGATCACGGCAACTGGTTTGGACAGAGCGGGGCCGGATTTGAGCGTATAAACATTGCCTGTCCCAAAAAAGTGTTGTCTACGGCGGTAGACGCCATAATTTCTGCATTCATCCCTTTTTGTAAATAA
- a CDS encoding sigma-54 dependent transcriptional regulator, with protein MTSPTPLIGVSSPMLKIKELINHVAQTSLNILITGETGVGKEVVAQSLHAESNRSKNSFVKINCAALPETLLESELYGYEKGAFTGAHKKRYGKFLTADKGVLFLDEIGDMPLSLQSKMLHVLQSGEFSPLGSDQDFKTDVWVIAATNQCLEENIKNKTFREDLFYRLNIIKIDIPPLRERPEDIPALIEYYYKKYLPEHPNIQAERPDKQIMERLCRYHWPGNVRQLQNCIKKQMVLNSWDKIFDELPNDAYITGKSSSENTSQGQLAGSGMYSPEYRLENDPGNRRLRIISEFVDLSTSSEKLFEDISLKKIKKLASDKVEKEVIIFVLEKVGWNRSKAAKILKVSYKTLLYKMSEFDVNPPIS; from the coding sequence ATGACTTCACCAACCCCGTTGATAGGCGTTTCCAGCCCCATGCTGAAAATAAAGGAACTGATCAACCATGTCGCCCAAACCAGTCTGAATATCCTGATCACAGGAGAGACGGGTGTTGGAAAGGAAGTGGTTGCCCAGAGCCTGCATGCTGAATCGAATCGGTCTAAAAATAGTTTTGTAAAAATAAATTGTGCAGCCTTACCTGAAACCCTTCTGGAATCAGAACTTTACGGGTATGAAAAAGGCGCTTTTACCGGGGCACACAAAAAACGCTATGGTAAATTTTTGACAGCAGATAAGGGTGTTCTTTTTCTTGACGAGATTGGGGATATGCCACTTAGCCTTCAATCAAAAATGCTCCACGTACTCCAAAGCGGCGAGTTTTCTCCCTTGGGGTCAGACCAGGATTTTAAAACCGATGTCTGGGTCATTGCAGCAACCAACCAGTGTCTTGAAGAAAATATAAAAAATAAAACCTTTAGAGAAGATCTTTTTTATCGACTTAATATTATAAAAATAGACATCCCCCCCCTTCGTGAACGCCCCGAGGATATTCCCGCCCTCATCGAATATTATTATAAAAAATACTTGCCGGAACATCCCAACATTCAGGCTGAAAGGCCTGATAAACAGATTATGGAAAGGCTTTGCCGTTATCACTGGCCCGGCAATGTGCGCCAGCTGCAAAATTGTATAAAAAAACAGATGGTGCTCAATTCCTGGGACAAAATTTTTGACGAGTTGCCGAATGACGCATATATTACCGGGAAATCGTCTTCAGAAAATACCTCTCAGGGTCAATTGGCCGGTTCCGGTATGTATTCGCCTGAGTATAGACTTGAGAACGACCCTGGAAACCGTCGATTGAGGATCATTTCAGAATTTGTTGACCTGTCCACAAGTTCTGAAAAATTATTTGAAGACATCTCTTTGAAAAAAATAAAAAAACTTGCCTCGGACAAGGTGGAAAAGGAAGTGATCATTTTTGTGCTTGAAAAAGTGGGGTGGAACCGATCCAAAGCCGCAAAAATTTTAAAAGTATCCTACAAGACCCTGTTGTATAAAATGAGCGAATTCGATGTGAATCCGCCCATCAGTTAG
- a CDS encoding response regulator, with the protein MENPARLLIVDDNEDILSTFYEFFNSLGYEVKTAVDGFAALKILRDKPDYFQCLITDLVMPNISGVGLISIVKNEYPNLRTIAMTGYGDHPGALASEAQADIVIFKPVDLFKIERKVAELIGRKKED; encoded by the coding sequence ATGGAAAACCCGGCTCGACTTCTGATCGTGGACGATAACGAAGACATCCTATCCACTTTTTATGAATTTTTTAACTCCCTTGGGTATGAGGTTAAAACTGCGGTAGACGGATTTGCCGCTTTAAAAATTCTGCGGGACAAACCCGATTATTTTCAATGCCTGATCACAGACCTTGTCATGCCCAACATCAGTGGTGTCGGGTTAATTTCTATTGTAAAAAATGAATATCCCAATCTTAGAACCATTGCCATGACTGGGTATGGAGATCATCCCGGGGCCCTTGCATCTGAAGCCCAAGCTGATATTGTTATATTTAAACCTGTTGACCTGTTTAAAATTGAACGCAAAGTTGCCGAGCTCATAGGCCGTAAAAAAGAAGATTAA
- a CDS encoding beta-ketoacyl-ACP synthase III → MKKSIIRGSGFFVPPHIVTNQDLTEFMDTSDEWIRQRTGIHQRHWVTEEDICGASDLGTHAARMALDKAGWRPEDLDFIIFATLSPDIMFPGGGCLLARNLELNATPALDIRQQCTGFLYGFATADSYIKSGLASKILLVGAEVHSTGLDKSTRGRDVTVIFGDGAAALCIEAVDTDENVGLIASALHADGHFAEALKTELPASNLIKRLPDGISTDDPRYFPFMDGPAIFKKAVRMLPKVTKEVLEKAGMELSDVDLIIPHQANKRINQAFGQFLKLPEDKIFHNIEKYGNTTAASIPLALHEAIETDRIGKSGDVVLFTGLGAGLTWGASLYKFP, encoded by the coding sequence ATGAAAAAATCAATTATCAGGGGCTCAGGCTTCTTTGTACCGCCCCATATTGTCACTAATCAGGATCTGACTGAATTCATGGATACTTCCGATGAATGGATCCGACAGCGAACCGGCATCCACCAGCGACACTGGGTCACTGAAGAAGATATTTGTGGTGCATCGGACTTAGGCACCCATGCCGCCCGCATGGCACTTGACAAAGCGGGTTGGCGTCCCGAAGATCTGGATTTTATCATTTTTGCTACTTTAAGTCCGGATATTATGTTCCCAGGAGGCGGTTGTCTTCTGGCTCGAAATCTTGAGCTGAATGCCACGCCTGCCCTTGATATACGCCAGCAATGCACCGGATTTTTGTACGGATTTGCTACAGCGGATTCCTATATCAAATCAGGGCTCGCCTCAAAAATTCTTTTGGTCGGTGCCGAAGTACACTCAACAGGACTTGATAAATCCACCCGGGGGCGAGATGTCACGGTGATTTTCGGCGATGGTGCCGCAGCCTTATGTATCGAAGCGGTTGATACAGATGAAAATGTAGGTCTGATTGCATCGGCCTTGCATGCAGACGGCCACTTTGCAGAGGCCTTAAAAACCGAACTGCCTGCCTCCAATCTTATAAAACGGTTGCCTGATGGTATTTCCACTGATGATCCTCGATATTTCCCGTTCATGGACGGTCCTGCTATATTTAAAAAAGCTGTGCGCATGTTGCCCAAAGTAACCAAGGAGGTACTGGAAAAAGCAGGCATGGAATTGTCTGATGTTGATTTGATCATACCCCACCAGGCCAATAAGCGCATTAATCAAGCCTTTGGCCAATTTCTCAAACTGCCCGAAGATAAAATTTTCCATAATATTGAAAAATACGGCAACACCACGGCCGCCAGCATCCCTTTAGCACTTCATGAAGCCATTGAAACCGATCGTATCGGAAAATCCGGAGATGTTGTCCTTTTTACCGGTCTTGGTGCAGGGCTCACCTGGGGGGCCTCCCTTTATAAATTCCCCTGA
- a CDS encoding glucose-6-phosphate isomerase, producing the protein MSPAGLLYPDDSSIKNLHAKLTQAAQDLNTPDHHLRKLLDRPGRFFDFSIGIDGFLMDFSRQRLDKNALALLREAQVLSSALEKFRAMTQGEIVNPTENRAALHTAARGSGTSPLLFKEIDVKQQMQQVNKKIGQFCQSVHDGKICSASGKPFTQAVVIGIGGSYLGCEFVYQALADSDRIMDLLFLPNVDIDNFARVIEAIDKETTLWIVISKSYTTTETMANLNQVSTWLKDQGIRPEDHMVTITAKGSPGDDPDTPVLESFYMFDFIGGRYSVSSAVGGLPLSLALGYDVFQRFLDGCRIMDTHVLESLPENNIALTAALISIWNTLYMGYPAQAIIPYASRLARLSPHVQQLYMESLGKSVSPEGQILSQPAGTIIFGEPGTNAQHSFFQLVHQGRAFPIDFIGVKSPGYSGLQAMSKGVSNHQELWANLLAQAGALALGRSSEDPARNFDGNRPSTIITIDNLKPENVGMLLSFYEARTVLEGFILGVNPFDQFGVELGKVMAGDIRKEMAAKNQDPSYTFACKSQTDNFYLDLLFR; encoded by the coding sequence ATGAGCCCGGCTGGTTTGCTGTATCCAGATGATTCTTCCATTAAAAACCTTCATGCAAAACTAACACAAGCGGCCCAGGATCTTAATACGCCGGATCACCATTTGCGCAAGCTTTTAGATCGCCCGGGACGGTTTTTTGATTTCAGTATCGGCATTGACGGCTTTTTAATGGATTTTTCACGTCAGCGGCTTGATAAAAATGCCTTAGCTTTGCTGCGTGAAGCCCAAGTCTTGTCCAGTGCACTTGAAAAATTTAGAGCAATGACCCAGGGAGAAATCGTAAATCCAACTGAAAACCGTGCGGCACTTCATACAGCAGCCCGGGGTTCAGGGACGTCCCCTCTTTTATTTAAAGAAATTGACGTTAAACAGCAGATGCAACAAGTCAATAAGAAAATAGGGCAATTCTGCCAATCAGTTCATGACGGCAAAATCTGCTCGGCATCCGGCAAACCTTTTACACAGGCCGTTGTCATTGGTATCGGCGGATCATATCTTGGGTGTGAATTTGTTTACCAGGCCCTGGCAGATTCTGATAGAATAATGGATCTTTTATTTCTGCCCAACGTGGATATTGATAATTTTGCCCGGGTCATTGAAGCCATTGACAAAGAGACCACACTGTGGATTGTCATTTCAAAATCCTATACCACCACAGAAACCATGGCCAACCTCAATCAGGTCAGCACATGGCTAAAAGACCAGGGGATCCGCCCCGAAGATCACATGGTCACCATTACGGCTAAGGGAAGTCCGGGTGACGATCCCGATACACCGGTGCTTGAATCCTTTTATATGTTTGATTTCATTGGCGGCAGGTATTCGGTATCCTCGGCAGTGGGCGGGCTGCCTTTAAGTCTGGCGCTTGGCTATGACGTTTTTCAACGCTTTCTGGACGGCTGCAGAATAATGGACACCCATGTACTGGAAAGTCTTCCAGAAAACAATATCGCCCTAACCGCGGCCCTGATTTCCATTTGGAATACCTTGTACATGGGATATCCGGCCCAGGCCATTATTCCCTATGCATCAAGGTTGGCCCGGCTCAGCCCCCATGTCCAGCAGCTTTATATGGAAAGCCTGGGCAAATCGGTTTCCCCAGAAGGACAGATCTTAAGCCAACCGGCCGGGACTATAATTTTCGGAGAACCCGGTACCAATGCCCAGCACTCTTTTTTTCAGCTGGTCCACCAGGGAAGGGCCTTTCCCATTGATTTTATCGGCGTAAAATCGCCTGGCTATTCAGGGCTTCAGGCAATGTCTAAAGGGGTGAGCAATCACCAAGAACTGTGGGCTAATCTTTTGGCCCAGGCCGGTGCACTTGCCCTGGGCCGCAGCAGTGAGGACCCAGCCAGAAATTTTGACGGCAACCGGCCTTCAACAATAATAACTATTGATAATTTGAAACCCGAAAATGTTGGTATGCTGCTCTCTTTTTACGAGGCCAGAACCGTACTTGAAGGCTTTATTCTCGGGGTAAACCCCTTTGACCAGTTTGGTGTGGAACTAGGCAAGGTCATGGCCGGGGATATTCGAAAAGAAATGGCAGCAAAAAATCAGGATCCCTCGTATACCTTTGCCTGTAAATCACAAACTGATAATTTTTACTTGGACCTATTGTTCCGGTAA
- a CDS encoding protein GlmU: protein MNLKKIEALLQKGVNIPNPATVFIGEDVDIDRISPDGVTLYSGTKLIGAETLIMPGTFLGYETPVTVENCLMGPGTKLHGGYFQDSVFMGDNIFGSGGHVRKGCILEEQANAAHTVGLKQTILFPFVTLGSLINFCDCLMTGGTSRKDHSEVGSSFIHFNYTPNQDKATPSLMGNIHQGVMLNQRPVFLGGQGGLVGPVRIAFGCISAAGSIIRNSELRCDRLIMGGTMRSASVQWRPGIYTRPDRILNENIYYISGLYALKAWYHFIRRLFTWDWMSQNLVSGLQTNIDICIQERIKRLDAFGDKLKQSKNILLQRGKGQGSQSVNTHDLVLAKLSQASSIFDQAENDLKTPGPDGEEFIQYIETKSLHNRKDYVQFIQNLDESISIMGSAWLKGIEDSIVDAFGLDE from the coding sequence ATGAATTTAAAAAAAATTGAGGCCCTGTTACAAAAAGGGGTAAACATCCCCAATCCTGCGACTGTGTTTATCGGTGAGGACGTTGATATTGACCGCATATCTCCGGATGGCGTAACGCTTTATTCCGGTACCAAGCTGATCGGCGCAGAAACTCTGATCATGCCGGGAACTTTTCTTGGCTACGAAACACCGGTGACAGTCGAAAATTGCCTTATGGGGCCAGGCACAAAGCTGCACGGCGGATACTTTCAGGATTCCGTGTTCATGGGAGATAATATTTTTGGTTCGGGCGGCCATGTGAGAAAAGGCTGTATTCTTGAAGAACAAGCCAATGCGGCCCATACAGTGGGACTTAAACAGACCATTCTTTTTCCCTTTGTCACGTTAGGCAGCCTGATCAATTTCTGCGATTGTCTCATGACCGGCGGCACTAGCCGAAAGGATCATTCCGAGGTAGGTTCATCTTTTATCCACTTCAATTATACACCGAATCAAGACAAGGCAACGCCGTCCCTGATGGGCAATATCCATCAGGGTGTGATGCTCAACCAGCGGCCGGTATTCCTCGGGGGCCAGGGCGGACTTGTGGGACCGGTCAGAATTGCTTTTGGATGTATCAGTGCCGCAGGGTCCATTATCCGGAACAGTGAACTGCGGTGCGACCGTTTGATCATGGGCGGGACAATGAGAAGTGCTTCGGTTCAATGGCGTCCGGGTATCTATACCCGGCCCGACAGAATTTTAAATGAAAACATCTACTATATTTCAGGGCTGTATGCCTTGAAGGCCTGGTATCATTTCATTCGTAGGCTTTTTACCTGGGACTGGATGTCCCAGAATCTTGTGTCAGGGCTGCAGACGAATATTGATATCTGTATTCAGGAGCGCATAAAACGGCTGGATGCATTCGGAGATAAGCTTAAACAATCAAAAAATATTTTACTCCAAAGGGGAAAAGGGCAGGGCAGTCAGTCTGTTAATACCCATGACTTGGTTTTGGCAAAACTCTCCCAGGCGTCATCGATATTTGATCAGGCTGAAAATGATCTTAAAACGCCTGGGCCGGATGGAGAAGAATTTATACAGTACATTGAGACCAAAAGCCTCCATAACAGAAAAGATTACGTTCAATTCATTCAGAATCTTGACGAATCAATTTCGATCATGGGATCGGCATGGCTCAAAGGCATTGAAGACAGTATTGTTGATGCGTTTGGGTTAGACGAATAA
- the glmM gene encoding phosphoglucosamine mutase, with the protein MGQLFGTDGIRGRANAYPMTCELAMKTGQAVGILTQKSSNRCVIIGRDTRVSGQMLESALAAGIASVGVDVMIAGVIPTPAVAYLSSTIESCGAGIMISASHNPYYDNGIKIFQKGGIKLSDDQEVGLEKMILGPSLDLPSKIGLISPANDAQTQYAQFLVKKFNFQNTPKKLKLVIDTANGAASFCAPQVFNSEIFDVSFSHNQPNGTNINDECGSQHTQNLSDQVKKINADLGLAFDGDADRLIAVDETGRQITGDTLLAVLAGFAKQTGKLGNNIVVSTVMSNVGFGNALAQLGIAHEITGVGDRKVLERMKKTGALLGGEDSGHIIFLDEQTTGDGLLSALKLIEVILETQTPLSELAEIMTVYPQVLINVEVDASRPDFMKVPMISETIKEVESQLGSQGRVLVRYSGTQPLLRVMVEGPEENLTRQCCEKICEAIRKYL; encoded by the coding sequence ATGGGACAGTTATTTGGAACAGATGGTATACGGGGCAGGGCAAACGCCTACCCCATGACATGCGAGTTGGCCATGAAAACAGGCCAGGCTGTGGGCATTTTAACGCAAAAGTCTTCCAACAGATGCGTAATCATCGGACGGGATACCAGGGTTTCGGGCCAAATGCTTGAATCTGCACTTGCAGCAGGGATTGCTTCGGTCGGTGTTGATGTAATGATAGCAGGTGTTATTCCCACCCCCGCAGTAGCGTATCTGAGCAGTACCATTGAATCCTGCGGCGCCGGTATTATGATCTCAGCCTCCCATAATCCCTATTATGATAACGGCATTAAGATTTTCCAAAAGGGTGGCATTAAATTATCCGATGACCAGGAGGTTGGCCTTGAAAAAATGATTCTTGGCCCGTCCCTTGATCTGCCTTCTAAAATTGGTCTCATCTCACCTGCCAATGACGCCCAAACTCAGTATGCCCAATTTCTGGTTAAAAAGTTTAATTTTCAAAACACCCCTAAAAAACTCAAATTGGTTATCGACACGGCCAATGGCGCGGCCAGTTTTTGTGCCCCCCAGGTGTTTAACTCTGAGATTTTTGACGTAAGTTTTAGCCATAACCAGCCAAACGGCACTAACATCAATGATGAATGCGGCTCCCAGCATACCCAAAATTTAAGTGATCAGGTTAAAAAAATAAACGCAGATCTTGGCCTTGCCTTTGACGGTGATGCCGATCGTTTGATTGCCGTGGATGAAACAGGCCGGCAGATAACCGGAGATACCTTGCTAGCTGTTCTGGCGGGATTTGCAAAACAAACCGGAAAGCTTGGTAACAATATTGTTGTCAGTACAGTCATGAGTAATGTGGGGTTTGGCAATGCATTGGCTCAATTGGGTATTGCGCATGAAATAACAGGTGTTGGGGATAGGAAAGTATTGGAGCGCATGAAAAAAACCGGTGCTCTGTTGGGGGGAGAAGATTCGGGTCACATTATTTTTCTGGATGAACAGACCACAGGCGATGGGTTATTATCTGCATTAAAGCTCATCGAGGTGATACTGGAGACCCAAACGCCATTATCCGAACTTGCTGAGATTATGACTGTTTACCCCCAAGTCTTGATCAATGTTGAAGTGGACGCATCCAGACCGGATTTTATGAAAGTCCCCATGATTTCAGAGACCATTAAAGAAGTTGAATCACAACTCGGCAGCCAGGGCAGGGTGCTTGTACGGTATTCCGGGACACAACCCTTGCTCAGGGTAATGGTCGAAGGTCCTGAAGAAAATTTAACCCGTCAATGCTGTGAGAAGATCTGCGAGGCCATAAGAAAGTACTTATAA
- a CDS encoding Bax inhibitor-1/YccA family protein, with product MNTNLSYQQTGVMTRVNAFIRSTYNWMAIGLAATGLTSYFVSESPAMMQAVYGNPIMPWVLFIGLIVMCGFISARIQKMQASTATGLYVGLTVLYGVCLAPIFMIYTQASIASTFFICAATFGAASVYGMITKKDLTSMGQFLMMGLIGIIIAMVVNMFIHSSAMQTIISMIAVVLFTGLTAYDTQKLKSMAVTLPMDATGAMVRKGAILGALSLYLDFMGLFVHLLSLLGVARD from the coding sequence ATGAACACAAATCTTTCATATCAACAGACCGGGGTAATGACCCGGGTTAATGCGTTTATCAGAAGCACATACAATTGGATGGCCATTGGCCTTGCCGCCACCGGTCTGACCTCATATTTTGTATCTGAAAGCCCTGCCATGATGCAGGCCGTATACGGTAATCCAATCATGCCCTGGGTATTGTTTATAGGCCTTATTGTTATGTGTGGATTTATCAGTGCCCGAATTCAAAAAATGCAGGCAAGCACGGCAACAGGTCTATATGTGGGTTTGACCGTTCTTTACGGTGTCTGTCTTGCCCCAATTTTTATGATTTATACCCAGGCATCCATTGCTTCAACCTTTTTTATCTGCGCTGCAACCTTTGGTGCCGCAAGCGTTTACGGCATGATAACAAAAAAAGATCTTACCAGTATGGGCCAGTTTCTGATGATGGGCCTGATCGGTATAATTATTGCCATGGTTGTAAATATGTTTATCCATAGCTCGGCAATGCAGACCATTATCTCCATGATTGCGGTTGTTTTGTTCACAGGTCTTACCGCCTATGATACTCAGAAACTGAAATCAATGGCCGTTACCCTTCCCATGGATGCAACAGGTGCCATGGTCCGCAAAGGTGCTATTCTTGGGGCTTTAAGTCTTTACCTTGATTTTATGGGATTATTCGTTCATTTACTCAGCCTCCTTGGCGTAGCAAGAGACTAA